One region of Brassica napus cultivar Da-Ae chromosome A10, Da-Ae, whole genome shotgun sequence genomic DNA includes:
- the LOC106430884 gene encoding beta-fructofuranosidase, insoluble isoenzyme CWINV6 isoform X2 — MAQHGNGALNRTSFHFQPHRNWINDPNAPMYYKGFYHMFYQHNNLAPRFSEIMIWGHSVSQDMVNWIQLEPAFVPTESFDRHSCWSGSATILPDGKPVILYTGLEEHEELDRRQVTVLAEPKDASDPLLREWVKPKNNPVMLPPHDVPHDCFRDPTTGWQGQDGIWRVIVGAKEINTERGMAVLYRSKDFVEWTKYPTPLLATQDTGMWECPDFFPVSLTGKEGVETSVNNASVKHVLKVSFGGHDCYVIGTYSSESEDFAADSEFTNTTADLRYDHGTFYASKAFFDSVKNRRINWGWVIETDSVEDDLEKGWSGLLSLPREMWLDTSGKRLIQWPIEEINYLRTKQVSLDNTHLAGCSILEISGITAAQADVEVTFDLPVLEGNPQVLDSDHVDDAVLFDHRSLGYRELWGRMKKCNNV, encoded by the exons ATGGCTCAACACGGAAACGGCGCGCTGAACAGGACTTCCTTCCATTTCCAACCTCATAGAAACTGGATCAACG ATCCAAACG CGCCAATGTATTACAAAGGATTCTACCATATGTTCTACCAGCACAATAACTTGGCTCCCCGATTCAGTGAGATAATGATATGGGGACACTCTGTTTCACAAGACATGGTCAACTGGATCCAACTCGAACCAGCCTTTGTTCCTACTGAGTCCTTTGACAGACACAGCTGCTGGTCTGGATCCGCCACTATCCTCCCTGATGGCAAACCGGTAATTCTATACACTGGACTCGAGGAGCACGAGGAGCTCGACAGACGCCAGGTTACAGTTCTTGCCGAACCTAAGGATGCTTCCGACCCTCTGCTTCGTGAGTGGGTAAAGCCAAAGAACAATCCTGTGATGCTTCCGCCACACGACGTCCCTCACGATTGTTTCCGTGACCCTACGACCGGGTGGCAAGGACAAGATGGGATATGGAGAGTTATCGTGGGAGCTAAGGAGATAAATACTGAAAGAGGAATGGCTGTTTTGTACAGAAGTAAAGACTTTGTGGAATGGACTAAGTATCCGACTCCTTTACTTGCGACACAAGACACAGGAATGTGGGAATGCCCTGATTTTTTCCCGGTTTCTTTGACCGGTAAAGAAGGTGTAGAGACATCGGTGAACAATGCTAGTGTAAAGCATGTCTTGAAAGTGAGTTTTGGAGGTCATGATTGCTATGTTATTGGTACATACTCTTCTGAGAGTGAAGACTTTGCAGCTGATTCTGAGTTCACTAACACAACTGCGGATTTGAGGTATGATCATGGAACGTTCTATGCTTCTAAGGCCTTCTTTGACAGTGTTAAGAATCGGAGGATCAACTGGGGATGGGTTATAGAGACTGATAGCGTTGAAGATGATCTCGAGAAAGGATGGTCTGGCCTTCTG TCTCTTCCTAGGGAGATGTGGCTTGACACAAGTGGAAAGAGGCTGATACAATGGCCAATAGAAGAAATCAACTATCTTAGGACTAAACAAGTTAGCTTGGATAACACGCATCTCGCAGGCTGCTCGATTCTTGAAATATCAGGCATCACTGCAGCACAA GCTGACGTAGAAGTGACTTTTGATCTGCCTGTTCTGGAAGGCAACCCCCAAGTACTTGATTCTGATCATGTTGATGATGCGGTTTTGTTCGACC ATCGATCACTTGGTTACAGAGAGCTATGGGGGAGGATGAAGAAGTGTAATAACGTCTAG
- the LOC106430914 gene encoding translation machinery-associated protein 22: MAEKLEPAKVLYCGVCSLPAEYCEFGPDFGRCKPWLVENAPDLYPDLLKEANEKAADNVSDKLQSVGISSGGADGAPSSSQSGGTSKKEEAKRLPGGKLKKKDRQEVIIEKVVRNKRKSITIVKGLELFGIKLSDASKKLGKKFATGASVVKGPTEKEQIDVQGDIIYDIVEFITDTWPDVPERSIFFIEDGKKVQAG, encoded by the exons ATGGCAGAGAAGCTGGAGCCGGCGAAGGTTTTGTACTGTGGAGTTTGCTCTCTTCCAGCTGAATACTGCGAGTTCGGTCCCGATTTCGGAAGATGCAAGCCCTGGCTCGTCGAAAACGCACCCGATCTCTATCCTGATCTCCTCAAAG AGGCTAATGAGAAGGCAGCAGATAATGTCTCTGACAAACTCCAGTCCGTTGGAATCTCTTCTGGTGGCGCTGATGGTGCTCCATCTTCATCTCAGTCTG GAGGGACATCAAAGAAGGAGGAAGCGAAGCGCCTTCCGGGAGGGAAACTAAAAAAGAAA GATAGACAAGAAGTTATTATTGAAAAGGTTGTGCGCAACAAGCGCAAGTCTATCACCATCGTGAAAGGACTAGAACTGTTTG GCATAAAACTCAGTGATGCGTCTAAAAAGCTTGGGAAGAAGTTTGCCACTGGAGCATCAGTTGTCAAG GGACCAACTGAAAAGGAGCAGATTGATGTTCAAGGGGATATAATCTATGACATCGTTGAATTCATTACAGACACTTGGCCCGAC GTACCTGAGAGAtccattttcttcattgaagATGGGAAGAAGGTTCAAGCTGGTTGA
- the LOC106430884 gene encoding beta-fructofuranosidase, insoluble isoenzyme CWINV6 isoform X1, with translation MAQHGNGALNRTSFHFQPHRNWINDPNAPMYYKGFYHMFYQHNNLAPRFSEIMIWGHSVSQDMVNWIQLEPAFVPTESFDRHSCWSGSATILPDGKPVILYTGLEEHEELDRRQVTVLAEPKDASDPLLREWVKPKNNPVMLPPHDVPHDCFRDPTTGWQGQDGIWRVIVGAKEINTERGMAVLYRSKDFVEWTKYPTPLLATQDTGMWECPDFFPVSLTGKEGVETSVNNASVKHVLKVSFGGHDCYVIGTYSSESEDFAADSEFTNTTADLRYDHGTFYASKAFFDSVKNRRINWGWVIETDSVEDDLEKGWSGLLSLPREMWLDTSGKRLIQWPIEEINYLRTKQVSLDNTHLAGCSILEISGITAAQADVEVTFDLPVLEGNPQVLDSDHVDDAVLFDRDSSVGCVYGPFGLLALATSDLSEQTAIFFKIIRRGNGYSVVMGSDENKSSLRDNARKSAHGTVLDIDPLHEKISLRCLIDHSIIESYGAGGRNVITSRVYPKVAIGEAAKLYLFNDGTRGVNISSMEAWSMRNAEVNLNAL, from the exons ATGGCTCAACACGGAAACGGCGCGCTGAACAGGACTTCCTTCCATTTCCAACCTCATAGAAACTGGATCAACG ATCCAAACG CGCCAATGTATTACAAAGGATTCTACCATATGTTCTACCAGCACAATAACTTGGCTCCCCGATTCAGTGAGATAATGATATGGGGACACTCTGTTTCACAAGACATGGTCAACTGGATCCAACTCGAACCAGCCTTTGTTCCTACTGAGTCCTTTGACAGACACAGCTGCTGGTCTGGATCCGCCACTATCCTCCCTGATGGCAAACCGGTAATTCTATACACTGGACTCGAGGAGCACGAGGAGCTCGACAGACGCCAGGTTACAGTTCTTGCCGAACCTAAGGATGCTTCCGACCCTCTGCTTCGTGAGTGGGTAAAGCCAAAGAACAATCCTGTGATGCTTCCGCCACACGACGTCCCTCACGATTGTTTCCGTGACCCTACGACCGGGTGGCAAGGACAAGATGGGATATGGAGAGTTATCGTGGGAGCTAAGGAGATAAATACTGAAAGAGGAATGGCTGTTTTGTACAGAAGTAAAGACTTTGTGGAATGGACTAAGTATCCGACTCCTTTACTTGCGACACAAGACACAGGAATGTGGGAATGCCCTGATTTTTTCCCGGTTTCTTTGACCGGTAAAGAAGGTGTAGAGACATCGGTGAACAATGCTAGTGTAAAGCATGTCTTGAAAGTGAGTTTTGGAGGTCATGATTGCTATGTTATTGGTACATACTCTTCTGAGAGTGAAGACTTTGCAGCTGATTCTGAGTTCACTAACACAACTGCGGATTTGAGGTATGATCATGGAACGTTCTATGCTTCTAAGGCCTTCTTTGACAGTGTTAAGAATCGGAGGATCAACTGGGGATGGGTTATAGAGACTGATAGCGTTGAAGATGATCTCGAGAAAGGATGGTCTGGCCTTCTG TCTCTTCCTAGGGAGATGTGGCTTGACACAAGTGGAAAGAGGCTGATACAATGGCCAATAGAAGAAATCAACTATCTTAGGACTAAACAAGTTAGCTTGGATAACACGCATCTCGCAGGCTGCTCGATTCTTGAAATATCAGGCATCACTGCAGCACAA GCTGACGTAGAAGTGACTTTTGATCTGCCTGTTCTGGAAGGCAACCCCCAAGTACTTGATTCTGATCATGTTGATGATGCGGTTTTGTTCGACCGTGACAGCTCGGTTGGATGTGTTTATGGACCTTTTGGGTTGCTAGCATTGGCTACCAGTGATTTATCTGAACAAACTgcaattttcttcaaaataattCGTCGTGGAAATGGATATTCGGTTGTAATGGGCAGCGATGAGAATAA GTCTTCGTTGAGAGACAACGCAAGGAAATCTGCACATGGAACAGTCCTAGACATTGATCCACTACATGAGAAGATATCATTGAGATGTTTG ATTgatcactctattatagagagcTATGGAGCAGGAGGAAGAAATGTGATTACTTCTAGGGTGTATCCCAAAGTAGCAATTGGTGAAGCAGCTAAGCTTTACTTGTTCAATGATGGAACAAGGGGTGTGAACATATCGTCTATGGAAGCTTGGAGCATGAGAAATGCTGAAGTCAATTTAAACGCACTTTAA
- the LOC125579059 gene encoding NDR1/HIN1-like protein 6 gives MTDQVFPASKPPTATNGVPPGAALAPPPTTVNGNGTSNGMSNQKPQVYIPANRPVYRPQPYSRHHHHQSRPSCRRVCCCCCFWSILIFLLLALMAAIAATAVYVIYHPRPPSFSVPSLRISRLNLTTASDTSVSHLSSFFNFTLLSENPNQHLTFSYNPFAVTVKSVKSGETLANGTVPAFFSDNKNKTTFRGVIATSTSARELDPEEARRLKSDLTRARVGLEIEMRTKVKMQMGKVKSEGVEIKVTCRGFEGTVPKGKTPTVATSKQSKCKSDLSVKVWKWSF, from the coding sequence ATGACTGACCAAGTCTTCCCAGCTTCCAAGCCACCAACCGCCACTAACGGAGTTCCACCCGGTGCTGCCTTAGCACCTCCTCCAACTACCGTTAACGGTAACGGAACATCCAACGGCATGTCTAACCAGAAACCTCAAGTCTACATTCCAGCTAACCGCCCCGTTTACCGTCCACAGCCTTACAGTCGCCATCACCACCACCAATCTCGCCCAAGCTGCCGGCGAgtttgctgctgctgctgtttctgGTCGATCCTAATCTTTCTTCTCCTCGCGCTCATGGCCGCAATAGCCGCCACCGCCGTGTACGTGATCTACCACCCTCGTCCTCCGTCGTTCTCCGTCCCGTCGCTTCGAATCAGCCGCCTGAACCTCACCACGGCCTCGGATACTTCCGTCTCCCACCTCTCTTCCTTCTTCAACTTCACCTTACTCTCCGAGAATCCTAACCAGCACCTAACCTTCTCCTACAACCCCTTCGCCGTCACCGTTAAATCCGTTAAATCCGGGGAGACGCTCGCGAACGGCACTGTCCCTGCCTTCTTTAGTGATAACAAGAACAAGACGACGTTTCGAGGCGTGATCGCGACGTCTACGTCGGCGCGTGAGCTGGATCCGGAAGAAGCTCGGCGTCTGAAGTCGGATCTGACGCGGGCGCGCGTGGGGTTGGAGATAGAGATGAGGACGAAGGTGAAAATGCAAATGGGGAAGGTGAAGAGCGAAGGAGTGGAGATCAAAGTGACGTGTCGAGGATTCGAAGGGACGGTGCCTAAAGGTAAAACTCCGACCGTGGCTACATCGAAACAAAGTAAGTGTAAGTCTGATCTTAGCGTCAAGGTTTGGAAGTGGAGTTTTTAA